A window of Aptenodytes patagonicus chromosome 1, bAptPat1.pri.cur, whole genome shotgun sequence genomic DNA:
CTCCTCAGCTGACATTCTAGAATAGCCTTTGGCCTCCCCATTCACAGCACGGCCAATGGCAGCTCCTGACATGGTGACGCCATGGAGCCCATTAGAGCTCCCTCTAACACTCTTGTTGGGCAAACCCCGGTGTGATGACTTCTCGTTGCTTGCTGGGATGGGAAGGTAGCCAGGGTCTTTCTTGGCTCGAGACAGGGCTGCAAGCATAAGAATTAACCCGCATGTGAGAGCGACCACTTGGGAATACCCCACGTGGCCTCGGGGAACCACCTCCTGGAGAAACACATAGTACATATAGCCCAAGGAGAAGAGCCCCAGGCTCAAGAAGAAGAGAGTCCGTTCCTTCCTCCTGTGGGTGAGGTAGTAATACCACAGCACCACCACGGGCAGCGATGTCAAGATGACGAGCCCCAGCAGGAAGTGCAGAGCAGCAACGTGGAGGAAGACAGGCAAAAGAACGAGAGGTGGCACGAGGCTGACATTGATCTTCACAGCCCCTGCGAACCAAGGGATCCGCAGCCGGTCCGCAACGGTGTCGGCAATTCTTTCCAGAGCTCCCGGGGGCAGGGATTTGCACATCAGCCACCTGTTAGGGGGGAAGCACAGACACTAGCTAGCAGACGGGCAAGCTGCACACCCAAGGCCCTTGCCCTGCCTCGTCCCGCTCCCGCAGCCCGCCCCGAGGCGCCCAGCCCGGCCACCGACCcggggcggcccccgcccgcctcccccttccctctctcctgtcAAGTTTCCCGAGAATCGGTGCACAGCTTCCCTCCCCTCAGGGCGGGAGCCCCACCGGGGATACCGGCTGCCCACGGGGCTTCCCGCGAGGCGAAGGGACACCCGGAGCCCCCGCCGGCTGCCGCTGGGAGGGGGGTCCCGCAGCCGGACCCCTCGCCGGGCAGCGCCCAGGGAggcgggggcccggcggggctggggtcaCGGAGCCGTTACCTCTCGCAGCCCTCGTCCAGGTCCTCGCAGTCGCAGCAGCACGCCGCCAGGTGGTTCCTCTCGCCCCTCCGGTCCACGTactcgcagcagcagaggggcTCCTCCatcgccgcccgccccgccgcgcccttCCCCGCGACCCTCcctcagccgccgccgccgccgccgccgccgggccagGGACGCGGCTCGCACGGCAGCGCCGCCGCGgcagccgccccgccccgcccccgtcCCAGCCGCAGGTGCCTCGCgcccgccaccgcctcctccaCAGGGGCCCCGCCCCCTTCGGCGGAGCCCGGCCGCCACTGGCCGCCCGCGCCCCAAGCGTCTCCCGAACGCGGAGGTGTGCGGGTGGGGGGCGAGGGacccctcccgccccgggccCATCCACCTGACGGCGGAATAGCCCAATGCCTgcccgggaggggcggggccggccgTGACGCGGTGGCACCTGGCTTAAAGGGCCAGCGCAACAGGTGGCGGCCGCGGGAGTCGGCGGGGGGACGGCGGGGGGGCACCGCGGGGTCCCGCCGACACCAGCTCCCGCGGCCGCGGAGAGACCTCGACCCAGCCCCGCCTCCCCCTCCGCGGACGGCGGAAACAAGGCTGTGAACAGCTTTGCTGCTTTCGCTGCTCCCCGGGGTTGGGGCACGCATGGCTGGGGAAAGTTTCCCGCCCAGCGCAACAGCCACCGCGCATGTCTAACCCTACACAGGGTAGGGTTTCGCCCCAGGACCCGGCATTTCGGGACTCTGCCCCCCCACACGCACCCCCTAACCTACTCTGGGCTGCAGACAGAGGAGCTCGGCTGTTCGCACCGCTGGGAAACAGACTGAGCACCACGCCAGCCAGCGCTGCCCTACAGCTACGGTCTGAGCCCGCAGGGATGTTGCCATTTCCCttgctttcaatttttattttcatcttccttctctcAAGCTGCTTAGAAAAAGCTTGAAGCCAGAAGAAGGAAAGGTGTTTCAGCGTCAGTGGGCACACCATGCTAAAGAACTGAATAGCAGCCCTTCGTGGAGGGAAAATACCGAGGGCCGAAATTTCTCTGGGAGAGCTAGAAACATATGGCAGAAGGCAGTCTGCCAAAGCTCGCAGTAAGCAAGAGAGATTTAGCAAAGAGGTATCAAGCATTTTCCTGTTTAGTTAGTTAATCTTAAAAATACTCATCCTTAGAGATGGTGACTTGTTTTACAAGGTCCccatgactaaaaaaaaaaaagcatataaatatcCTGTGGCTGTGAAACCACTACCTgttcttttcctccaaaacactCTTCATCATTGATGGTCATTTTTCAAGTTGACACAAAAGCTGCGATTTCATTAAAGACAAGCCCTCCTCCGAAATTTGCAGATCCATTAACCAGCAGTACAACTGCCCTCGCTCACTCACCACGGGATTTGAGAGCTCTGCACTGTTCGTAAGCGAGACTCCCCCGGATACAGGGCTGGCAGGAGAGACGGATCAGCAGGCTACGGGAATGCAGAACCCAACTCACTTCTTCCAGAAACCTTTATTCCCTGCAGCTTTTCAGCCAAACAGTAAAAAGAGTCCGAAGGTGACAGTTACAATCCCTACCCACAAGTCCTCACACACGCATCTTTTCTTCCGACATCAGCCTTCCGTTCAAGACGTGGGTATTAACTCTCAGTCTTGCTGCTCTGTGTCCTGTTCAAGTGGTCAAAGCTTCTTTGGAGCATGGAAAGGGAGCTTTTTAGCTGTGAAGAtacataccccccccccccccccaattacttAAGTTAGTCTGCTGCATGGGTGAGTGGTATCAGGAAAACAacatctccctcctccttttcttttaaagatttcatGCAATTTCCTCCTCCCTGTTTCTATAAACAGTTGCCTTTTACTGTGGTCTCCTAACAGCTTACACTTCATCATTACTAACAGTCCAGTATGATAAAGTCTTAACACCTCGCCAGACAACAGTGCGGAAGATAAGCTACCCCACTCGTTTTTAGTCACAGTTAATGTTCATAGCAA
This region includes:
- the ZDHHC23 gene encoding palmitoyltransferase ZDHHC23, with translation MEEPLCCCEYVDRRGERNHLAACCCDCEDLDEGCERWLMCKSLPPGALERIADTVADRLRIPWFAGAVKINVSLVPPLVLLPVFLHVAALHFLLGLVILTSLPVVVLWYYYLTHRRKERTLFFLSLGLFSLGYMYYVFLQEVVPRGHVGYSQVVALTCGLILMLAALSRAKKDPGYLPIPASNEKSSHRGLPNKSVRGSSNGLHGVTMSGAAIGRAVNGEAKGYSRMSAEELEGVKKDWCAKCQLVRPARAGHCRLCGRCVRRLDHHCVWINSCVGEQNHQAFILALSSFMLTSVYGITLTLHTVCRGRTPFVALFYCPGAYSDYSSALSFTCVWYCAIVTAGMGYILLIQLLNISYNVTEREARLALRDNTGHRLLGGLVIDTGQYNRGFLCNWGHFLSLGSSPPQRSAEDIV